AGCACTTTCTATGCCGCCGAAAGATGTGCTTGAAGTGATTAAAGCTGCTACCGTAAAAGGTCGTGGTGGTGCAGGTTTCCCAGCAGGGATTAAATGGTCATTGATGGCACCCAATGATGGTGGTCCACGTTACCTGATCTGTAATGCCGATGAAATGGAACCAGGAACATTTAAAGACCGTTTGTTGATGGAAAAACTTCCACATCAATTGATCGAAGGGATGTTGATTGCTGGTTATACCCTTGAAGCAACGCAAGGTTATATCTTCATTCGTGGTGAGTACATCGAAGCTGCACAATACTTAAATGAAGCTTTAGAACAAATTCGTGCTAAAGGTTATTTGGGTGACAATATCTTGGATTCAGGATGGAGCTTTGATTTACACGTACATACTGGTGCAGGTCGTTATATCTGTGGTGAAGAAACCGCATTGATTAACTCACTTGAAGGTCGTCGTGCAAATCCACGTACTAAACCGCCATTCCCGCAAGTTGCAGGGGCTTGGGGTCGTCCTACGATTGTAAACAACGTAGAAACGTACAACAACTTACCCGCAATCATGTTGCGTGGACCTGAGTGGTATATTGGTTTGTCTGCGGGCAAGTCTAAAGATCCAGGTACGAAAATCTACGGTGCATCAGGTAAAGTGAAATTCCCAGGTTTATGGGAATTACCATTTGGTACAACTGCACGTGAAGTCATTGAAGATCATGCCGGTGGTATGCGTGATGGCTTGAAACTTAAAGCATGGTTACCAGGTGGCGCATCGACTGACTTCTTGGCTGCTGAACATATCGACCTTCCTATGGATGCTGAAAGCATCATGAAAGCAGGTTCACGTTTAGGTACGTGTTTGCTGATGGTGGTTGATGAAACTCAATGTATGGTTTCAGCTACACGTAACTTGGAAGAGTTCTTTGCGCGTGAGTCATGTGGTTGGTGTACACCTTGCCGTGATGGTTTACCTTGGGCGGTTAAAGCGCTTAAAGCACTTGAGAATGGTGAAGGTAAACAGGAAGATATCGATCATTTACAGGAATTGACCCGTAAATTATGGATTGGTAAAACTTTCTGTGCCCATGCTCCAGGTGCGATGGAACCACTTATGGGCGCACTCAAACATTTCCGTGGCGAGTTTGAAGCGAAAGTTGTCAATGCAGCTGCTCAAACCCGCAACGTAGAACAAGCTTAAGGAATTCGACTATGGCTACAATTCATGTCGATGGAAAATCGTATGAAGTCAATGGCTCGGAAAACTTGCTACAAGCATGTTTGAGTCTAGGCATCGACATCCCATATTTTTGTTGGCATCCAGCTTTAGGTTCTGTCGGTTCTTGCCGTCAATGTGCTGTGACGCAATACGCGAATCCTGAAGATACGCGTGGGCGTTTAGTCATGTCATGTATGACGCCTGCATCTGACAATACCTATATCTCAATTGAAGATAAAGAAGCGACATCGTTTCGTGAATCGATCGTTGAGTTCTTAATGACCAACCACCCACACGACTGTCCAGTCTGTGAAGAGGGTGGTCATTGTCATTTACAAGATATGACTGTGATGACACAACACGATCGTCGTCGTTATCGTTTTACTAAACGTACACATCACAACCAAGAATTAGGTTCGTTCATTGCACATGAAATGAACCGTTGTATCGCATGTTACCGTTGTGTTCGTTACTATAACGACTATGCGGGCGGTACTGACTTTGGTGTATATGCCAATGCGTCACGTGTTTACTTTGGTCGTCCTGAGTCAGGGACTTTAGAGTCTGAATTCTCGGGTAACTTGACTGAAGTTTGTCCAACAGGTGTATTTACCGATAAAACTCACTCCGCACGTTATAACCGTAAATGGGACATGCAATACGCACCGAGCGTATGCCAAGGCTGTTCTTCAGGTTGTAATATCTCTCCGGGTGAACGTTATGGTGAACTACGTCGTGTAGAAAACCGTTTCAATGGCGAAGTAAACCAATACTTCCTCTGCGATAAAGGTCGTTTCGGTACAGGTTATGTCAACCGTGAAGATCGTCCTCGTCAACCACAATTCCGTAAAGGGACTGCTGTAGAAACAGTTTCAGTCGATACAGCATTGGATACAGTGATTGCAAATGTTCAAGGCAAAAAAGTCTTGGGTATTGGTTCGCCACGTGCATCACTTGAGTCAAACTTCGCATTACGTGAGTTGGTGGGTCAAGAGCACTATTCAACAGGTCTGTCTCAAAAAGAGCAAAACTTGGTTGAGTTAGCTGCATCAATCATGCAAACAGAGGGTGTTTATAACCCAGGTATGCGTGAAATTGAAAGCTACGATGCAGTATTGATCTTAGGTGAAGACTTAACGCAAACTGCACCACGTATGGCATTGTCTGTTCGCCAAGCTGCGAAAAACAAAGCCAAAGAAATGGCTGCAGAACGTCGTACACAAGATTGGTTAGCAGAGCCTGTTAAACGTATTGGTCAAGATGCCAAATCTCCAATTTACATCTTATCTGCGACGCAAACACGTCTTGCTGATGTTGCGACAGGTGAAGTGGTTGCTTCTCCAAATGACATTGCGCGTTTAGGTTTTGCGATTGCTGCGGGCGTAAAAGGTGAAGCGATTCTTGGTTTAGATGAGGATGCAAAAGCATTTGCACAAACCATTGCTGACACATTAAAAGCTGCGAAAAAACCACTCATTATCTCGGGTACAAGTTTACAAGATGCTGCGATCATGGAAGCTGCTGCACAAGTTGCACAGAATCTTGGTTCAACAGCAGGTTTAACATTGACTGTTCCTGAAGTGAACTCAATGGGCTTGGCATTGTTTGGTGGTTTAAGCTTAGAACAAGCATTTGCACAAGATTATGACTCAATCATCATCATGGAAAATGACTTATTCCGTCGTTTACCTGCTGCACAAGTTCAAGCCGCGCTTAATAAAGCGCAAAGCGTGATTGTACTCGACCATTCTGAAACTGAAACTGTAAAAGCTGCGGATGTTGTTTTATCTGCTGCGAGTTTCGCTGAAGGTGATGGTACAGTGGTTTCACAAGAAGGACGTGCACAACGTTTCTATCAAGTGTATGACCCAAGCTACTACAAACCAGAACTTGCAATCAAAGAATCATGGCGCTGGTTACATGCCATTGAAACCGGTGTGAAAGGCAAAGCGATTTCTTGGACATTACTTGATGACGTGATTGAAAGCGTTGTGAATAATGTACCTGCACTTGAAGCGATTCAAGATGTTGCACCTGATGCAGGCTATCGTGTACATGGTTTGAAAATTGCGCGTGAACCACGTCGTTATTCAGGTCGTACTGCGATGCGTGCGCCACTTAATGTTCATGAGCCAAAACAACCAGTCGATGTCGACTCAGCATTAACGTTCTCTATGGAAGGTTATGTGGGGAATCAGACACCTGCAGCATTGGTTCCATTTGCATGGGCACCAGGTTGGAACTCTCCACAGTCTTGGAACAAATACCAAGATGAAGTGGGTGGTCACTTAAAAGGTGGTGATTCTGGCGTTCGTCTATTCGATCGTTTACCTAAACGTCCAGCACGGAGTTATGTTGCACCAGCAGCAGTTGTGGCAAACCCAGATAGCTTCCGTTTAGTGCCAATGCACCATATTTTTGCTTCTGGTGAATTCACCGTGAA
The DNA window shown above is from Acinetobacter piscicola and carries:
- the nuoF gene encoding NADH-quinone oxidoreductase subunit NuoF, translated to MNTEPKPIYGDGNPETHPLTWRLSKQESVRSADDYEALEGYAGFKKALSMPPKDVLEVIKAATVKGRGGAGFPAGIKWSLMAPNDGGPRYLICNADEMEPGTFKDRLLMEKLPHQLIEGMLIAGYTLEATQGYIFIRGEYIEAAQYLNEALEQIRAKGYLGDNILDSGWSFDLHVHTGAGRYICGEETALINSLEGRRANPRTKPPFPQVAGAWGRPTIVNNVETYNNLPAIMLRGPEWYIGLSAGKSKDPGTKIYGASGKVKFPGLWELPFGTTAREVIEDHAGGMRDGLKLKAWLPGGASTDFLAAEHIDLPMDAESIMKAGSRLGTCLLMVVDETQCMVSATRNLEEFFARESCGWCTPCRDGLPWAVKALKALENGEGKQEDIDHLQELTRKLWIGKTFCAHAPGAMEPLMGALKHFRGEFEAKVVNAAAQTRNVEQA
- the nuoG gene encoding NADH-quinone oxidoreductase subunit NuoG, with amino-acid sequence MATIHVDGKSYEVNGSENLLQACLSLGIDIPYFCWHPALGSVGSCRQCAVTQYANPEDTRGRLVMSCMTPASDNTYISIEDKEATSFRESIVEFLMTNHPHDCPVCEEGGHCHLQDMTVMTQHDRRRYRFTKRTHHNQELGSFIAHEMNRCIACYRCVRYYNDYAGGTDFGVYANASRVYFGRPESGTLESEFSGNLTEVCPTGVFTDKTHSARYNRKWDMQYAPSVCQGCSSGCNISPGERYGELRRVENRFNGEVNQYFLCDKGRFGTGYVNREDRPRQPQFRKGTAVETVSVDTALDTVIANVQGKKVLGIGSPRASLESNFALRELVGQEHYSTGLSQKEQNLVELAASIMQTEGVYNPGMREIESYDAVLILGEDLTQTAPRMALSVRQAAKNKAKEMAAERRTQDWLAEPVKRIGQDAKSPIYILSATQTRLADVATGEVVASPNDIARLGFAIAAGVKGEAILGLDEDAKAFAQTIADTLKAAKKPLIISGTSLQDAAIMEAAAQVAQNLGSTAGLTLTVPEVNSMGLALFGGLSLEQAFAQDYDSIIIMENDLFRRLPAAQVQAALNKAQSVIVLDHSETETVKAADVVLSAASFAEGDGTVVSQEGRAQRFYQVYDPSYYKPELAIKESWRWLHAIETGVKGKAISWTLLDDVIESVVNNVPALEAIQDVAPDAGYRVHGLKIAREPRRYSGRTAMRAPLNVHEPKQPVDVDSALTFSMEGYVGNQTPAALVPFAWAPGWNSPQSWNKYQDEVGGHLKGGDSGVRLFDRLPKRPARSYVAPAAVVANPDSFRLVPMHHIFASGEFTVKTPAMESRIPEAMFAVGEQDAARLNVQDGQKITVKAGETSISLPVQVIEYLPTGYIGYPVGQAPTVSLAEPVSVAVGV